In the genome of Paenibacillus pabuli, the window AATCGACGAGAACTACGGGTCTTTCGAGCAGTATCTTACAGAGGGACTAGGCATTAGCGCAGAGCAAAGGACGACTCTTCAGAATAAATATCTGGCTTAAAAAAATGGAGTCCAGACACTGGAATACAGTGCTCGGACTCCTTCTTGCCTCAGTCTGGTTGCGTAACTTCTTCTAGGACTGGTAATATAGGGTGAAATGTGTAGATCGCGTTAAAATTCAAATGAAGTCCTTATCAATGGGAGAAAGGGATTATGATATGAACAAAATATCGCTTGTCGATACAGCATACATGATGCTGCGTGAGCGAATGGTTAGCGGAGAATTGATGCCTGAAACCCTGCTATCAGAGAACGAATTGGCGGAGGAGTATCAAATGAGCCGCACACCAATCCGTCATGCCATTGCTCGTCTTGAATCAGAAGGCTATGTGACTTCTCTCAAAAATCGTGGTGTATTGGTCAAGGATGTAGGCGGGAAGGAATTTCTCGATCTGATCGAACAGATTCAATCCATGCTTTTTTACTGTTTCGAAATGATGAAAAATCCGAACAGAGAGATCTATTTAGATCTTGAATCGCTTGCAGCTCATGTTGAGGTTCAGCGAACCGCCGAGAAAAGGAATGACTATGCCTTATACACCGAACATCATTTTCTTTTTATGCGGGAGATTGTTGGATCCCTGAACAATGGCGTAATGCTAAACACATTTGACTCATTTCGGGATAAACTTTACATGTATTCCATCGTCCGCTTCAAGCGAACTCCGCATATCAAGCACTATAATGCGATCGGAATTAATCGGGATACGCTGCAAGCATTATCCAGCCATGATTATAAGGCAGCTCAAAAGGTTGTATTATCCCTCATTCCGATAACCAGAGAACGCATGCTGGCCACAGGGCAATTTTAACTTCCTTCCGCCGTCAGAGAAGTTCATTCTCTCCGTTCGCTAATAAGGTTATAACGAGGAAAGGACTGCCTGCAAAGGTGGCCTTTTTTGAAAGTCGGGGATATCCATGAGTTTTCAAGTACACATAGCTCAAATATGATGAAATCGTGAGGACCTAAAATATGAATAATCCTGCCCATTATAACGATGAATTGAAAATTGTATTTGAAGATCATGAGGAGGATTACCATGCTGTCTGTAGCAATCTGTATCAATACAATTTAAGAGAAACAAATGGTCTGTTAAAGAAACCTGGAAAAAGCATCAATTTATTTCTAAGGAATAAGACAGGCAAAGCCGTAGGTGGGATCTTCTGTGCTACGTACTGCTATACTTTATATATTGATAACTTCTGGATTGATGAAGAATATAGAGGAAATGGGTATGGGGAATCATTAATCGTGCAAGCAGAGAGCATTGCTGTTAGTGAGGGCTGCAAACTTTCACACACAAGTACATTTTCTTATCAGTCTCCTGAATTTTACAAGAAGATGGGTTATGAAGTGTTTGGAATGATAGATGAATACCCGGAAGGGATTATTCAGTATTTCTTGAAGAAAAGATTGTAGACTTACATAGGAATCTCAGGAACATTATATAACATCTAAAAAGGAGAAATGATATGACTGTCGTTGGAATCTTAGGGACGATTCATAACCAACAATTAAGAGAAAAGTATGGGGCTACTCTTACCCTGTATAGAGATCTGATTACAGAATTCAACCCGGATATCATCTGTGGTGAAGTGCATCCCCTGAGTTGGAAGAAGTATATCAAGGATAAACAGGATAAGGGATATTGGGGGGAGCCAGCCAGTGAGTATTGGGAGCTTATCTTTCCATTATGCGAAGAACGAAATATAGAGTTTGTGCCCATCGACTGGTTTGAATTAGATGTCTGGAATGATTTTGATCCTTTTAACGGCTTCTCAGAAGAGCAGCGTATAGCGCTCGAGAAGATCGATGATGAATGGTTTGCTAAACAAATGAATACACATGATGTTGGATCGATTCCCTTTAATTCGGATGCGTTTGATACGATGACCAAACAAAAATATGAATGGCTGGATCAAATTAATCCAAAAGCAAATAACTTTAGATGGATTGTACGAAATCAGATTATGATTCAACGTGTGAAGAACACATATCATTCGAATCCGGGTAAGAAAATTCTATGTGTTGTGGGAGCGGATCATAATTATATTTTCAAAGAGGAATTGAGTAATGAACCTATTGAATTGATATATCCATTACGGTAGTTCAATGAATAGACTATTACCTTTAGGAGGTTTATGCCATGATCAGGTTGTGCAACAGCATGGACACGGATGCCATGGTTGAAATCATTAATGATGCAGCAAAGGCCTACCAGGGTGTAATTCCTGTGGATCGCTATCATGAACCCTATATGCCATTGGAAGAATTGAATCAGGAAATCCGTGATGGCGTCGTCTTCTGGGGCTTTGAAGAAAATAATAGATTATGGGGCGTTATGGGAATTCAGGATAAAGGTGATGTTGCTTTAATCAGGCACGCATATGTAAGGACTCATCAACGGGGGAGTGGAATAGGCACCAAGCTGTTGGCTCATCTGGTGGCATCAACCGATAAACCGATATTAATAGGAACCTGGGATTCCGCAGAATGGGCTATCAAATTTTATTTGAAAAATGGCTTTACCCTAGTTTCGTCGGATGAGAAGAAGCGGTTATTAACTCGATACTGGAACGTCCCCGAAAGACAAATCGAGACCTCTGTCGTTTTATGTGACGAGAAATGGAGCGTTGTTGGAATGTAGAACATTTTTTCCGAGGCTTAAGAATCACTAAATGATGAGAGGTGTTTGTATGCTTTATCATTTTAGCGAGGTTTCAGATATCCAAGTTTTTATTCCAAAAGAGAAACAAAATAGAGCTGAATTTCCTGCAGTGGTGTGGGCTATTGATGAAGAGCATGAATATTCATATTACTTTCCAAGAGATTGCCCGAGAATCATTTGCAAAAAGACAGACACGATAAGTGTTGAGAATAAGGAGAAGTTTTTCAAACATTCTAATGCAGAACTCATCGTTACGGTTGAAAGTTCATGGTATCCGAGGATTATGAATCAGATCTTATACAGGTACCATTTCGATGACACCCATTTTGAACTCTTTGATCCAACGGCGGGCTACTACATTTCTGATCAGGTTACCAAGCCTCTACAAATAGACCGCATGGATGGTTTAATGGAGAGATTATTTAAGAAAGGAATAGAACTCCGATTTACTCCAAATCTGTATCCACTGAGAGAGGCGATACTTACATCGGATTTCAAAGAATTTGGAATACATAGATTTAATAATGCAACGAAAGTTTTAGAGTGAACTTGAGTAGCATAGGGGGGATTTCTATACAGTATCCAATAGTAGTATTAGATTTGGATGGAACATTACTCAACACAGATAAACAAATTTCGAAACGAAATTATGAGGCAATGGTGACATGCTCTAAACAAGGGATCAGATTTATTTATGCTACAGCACGTCCACCAAGAGCAGTAAGGTTGCTTTTACCTGAGGAACTGCTCCATAGAGGTTCTTTTATATATTACAATGGAGCCTATATCCACTGCAATTACACTGGTATTCAACAATATGAACACATAGACCCTGCGATCACTGCTGAATTAATAAATTATGGCATGGAGATTAACAATGAACTGGGTTTAAGCCTTGAAGTGGAGGATCAATGGATTAGTTTAAAAGAATATGACTATAGAACGCTTATGAGAGTCAAAGAAAACCCTACTATAAAATCATTAGAAGAGCTCAAAGGTATTGCTGCAACAAAAATACTATTTACGGGATTCAAGGATATAGATCTTCTCAGAGAGAAGTTCGCATCCAGATTAAATATTTTGGTTACAGACGGTGGTCATCTTGTTCAAATCTCATCAATTAAAGCCTCCAAAGAAAATGCATTGAGAATTTTATGTAAGGCAATGAAAATAAAACTTGAAGATGTAATGGTTTTTGGTGATGATTTTAATGATATCGGGCTATTTGAAATATGTGGTTGGTCGGTAGCCATGGGTAATGCAATTGAAGAGTTGAAGATTCTCTCGAAAGAGATCACTGATACGAATGATTCTGACGGAGTTGCGAGAGTGTTGGAACGGATGTTGATTTGAATAATTTTGAAATTTGGGATGCACGATATCAATCCGATCATTCCGATAACGAGATGGATGTACTTGCAATGTTATGGTAGTTATCCGGCTTTTTTTACAATACAGAATCTTCTATTTCGTATATAATAGAAATTCATATGAGTCTGTAAAACTACATAACATCGTGAGGTGCACCAATCTTATGCCAACCATCTATGACTTTAGCGTAACCAAAACGAGTGGAGAACGTTTCCCGCTCTATCAATACGAAGGAAAACCTGTACTGATCGTGAATACAGCGAGCAAGTGTAAGTACACGCATCAGTTCGACGATATGCAGAAGCTTTATGACCGATATAAGGAGCAAGGCCTTCAGATCATTGGTTTCCCGTGTAACCAGTTTGCCGAGCAAGAGCCGGGAAGCAGCGAAGAGGCGGAGTCCTTTTGTCAGATTAACTATGGCGTGAAATTCCCCATGTTCTCCAAAATGGATGTCAATGGAGAAGCGGCGCATCCGCTGTATGACTTTTTGAAAAAGTCGGGACCTTTTGCAGGTTTTGACGAGTCAGATGTGCAAGCGAAACTGCTGAAGCTGATGGTGGCGGACAAAGCACCGGAATGGTTGCATGGTGATGCAATCAAATGGAACTTCACAAAGTTTCTGATTGATGCCGAAGGGAATGTTGTTAAACGTTTTGAACCTGTTGATCCGATCGACGACATCCAGGCGAGTATTGAACAGCTGCTGTAAATTATCTTTCACAATCCACAGGGCCATGACATGTACCGTACAAACTAACGGTTATGTGCATGGCCCTTTATATTTCAAAGTCTGTCAAGCACTATCCGACATGATGTGAAACGGGTAAAATGGTAAGAAACCTCTCCAGAACAGGAGGTATTTGAACGTGCCAAGTGTAATGCAATTTCGTGATCCACTGGAATATAGCTATCGCTCCACCAGTACGTATGACCCTGGCGCATCGGACGGATTTCACTCGCATCCCCAATATGAGGTGTACTATTTTCATGATGGCGAATGCACCTATCTGATTGGAGATCGAGTATACAACCTCGAACCGGGTGATCTGGTCCTGATGCATGGCATGACCCTTCATCGGCCACATCCCATGCCAGGCAGACCGTATGTGCGAACGACGCTGCACTTCGATCCCTCGGCCATCCGCAGCAGTCTGCACCCGGACCGGGTGAGCGAAGTGTTAAAGCCGTTCGAAGAACTGAGGAACTGCCGAATCAATCTGACGGGCAATATTCGCTCCGAATTCGAAGCCCTGCTGCTGAGTCTGCATCAGCTTACGGTGAATCCGGGGGATTTCAAAGAGGAACGCATGAACGTTCGTTTATGTGACCTGCTGTATGTTATAGCTGGAATCTGCCGAGGAAGGGTCGAGGACCACCTTCCCTCTTCCGAGAAGGAGCGGCATGTACAGCATATTATTGGATATGTCGAAACCCATTATATGGAGGACATTGGTCTGGATGATCTGGCAAGTGAGCTTCATCTGTCCAAGCCTTATCTGGCAGGGCTGTTTAAAGAAATGACGGGCAGTACCATTTTTAAATATGTGTATGATCGACGCATTAATCAGGCCAAGCTATTATTTCAGTTCCAGCCGGATATCAGCGTGACAGAAGCCAGCCGGTTGGCCGGGTTCAAACGTTTGTCCCATTTCAGCCGAATGTTTAAACAAAGTGTAGGGTGTACACCTGATCTGTATCGCAGTCGTATACACCGAACGCTTGATTAATGTAGGTTATGGTCAGAGATTATACGCTACACAGCCAGAGGAGGAAGTTTAATCAATGAAATCTGAGCAACCATTCAAGCTTGATTACCGAATTGGATCAGCCGATGCCGATTACAGATCACAATGTCGTCCATCTGCCTTGCTGGAATATATGCAGTTGGCAGCAGACCGTGATTTGGCGGGCATGGGTGTTACCTTATCGCAGATGCTGGATCAGGGACTGGGCTGGATGCTTTTAACGACAGATGTAACGATTTTGCGCCCATCCCGATTGGAAGAAGAAGTCTCCTTGCAGACGTGGCATAAAGAAAATAAAGGGGTGACCTGGTTAAGGGATTATATCCTCACAGATCGAGAGGAAACACATCTGGCTGAGGCTCGCACGGCTTGGGCCTTGGTTGATCTTAAGAGGCGCAGAGTCGTTAGACCATCAGCTTTACCTTTTGAAGTGAAATCGCATCCCGATTTATCTTTGGGAGAATCTCCTGCCAAAGTGACGGTTCCCTCTGAACTCAGCATGCAGGAAGCATATCGTCTAACTGTACAATATAGCAGCACAGACAGTAACGGGCATATGAACAATGCCCGGTATGCTGACGTATGTTGTGATGCATTAACACTAAATGAACTGGCCGCAGGTATGAACCGTCTGCAAATATCATATCATCGGGAGATTCGTATGCAGGAGCAGATGATCGTCGAGCGCTCAGTTGTTACGGACGGAGCTGTATGGGTCCGAGGAAGATTGGCTGAAGAGAATGAGAGTATTGTTTTTGAAGCCAAATTGAGTCTTGGGGATTTCGCTACTCCGCCCGTTGAGGAATTAAATTAACTACCTAAATTTAAATTCGGAGATTGTTGGCTCCCCATACGCCCGAATCTCAATCAACTCTGCGTACCTGCTGCCATTGGTGGCATCGATGTTTACCTTAAGCGCCTGTGCATACACAGGTGTATCTAAGGAATGAATGACTTTTCTTCTGCGGTTTTCCGTTACGTTTATAATCTCGATCCACTCGCCAGACTGAGCGAGTACCTCAACTCGATAATTGCGCACAAGTTCAGGCATGACGCGGAATGTCGTATGATGGTGGTGCAAATTAACCAGATCCTCATTCACATCATCATTGAACGTTAAGTGCAGTTCAGACAAGGTTTGTGACTCTTCCCATGTCAGTTGCACCCATTCCGGCTTGCCAGACTGCATCGGTTGGGACATCCACTGCTGTGGCCCGCCGTAAGGGCGATGATAACCGTTGACTGTGTTTTCTGGTGAATAGGCCGTTGTCTCAGAAAGGGTACGACAGCAGAATGGCTGACGCGCCAACCCCTGCATGGACCACAAGACGACAGGCTGATCTGTGGCGTGATCCTCCAGATTTTTGGACACATGGTTCTCTTCTGTTCTGAAGAAGATCAGTACGCCGCTGTGTGCTTCCGTGGAATGGTAGAGGGTGACGGCTTCATTCGCCAGGATGATTATAAAAGCATTTTGCGGTTCTTCTGGTCGCCATTCGATCGGAAGCTTCACCCACTGCTTCACCCCTGTTGTAACGTTAACAGTCACCGTAACTTGTAACGTATGCGGGACGTAATTTTCCTTACGCCCCGTAGCCCACAGCTCTACCGTCAGCTCGGTATCGTTAGATGCATCCAGCAGCAGCTCCAGGCCGCTGAGCAATGGATGCACAGGCAGCAGCAGGGCAACATCCGTACCCAGCGGGTACGTCTCGCCAGGCTGCTCAAGAGCGATGCCCGTCAGCGTGCTGGAGGCTGTAGCCTGGGCACGCCGGGCCAGATCCAGCTCATCGCGGCTGCGCACGCCGATGATGGAAGCGTCCTGCCGCAGCAACGTCTGCTGCAGCGCCGCCAGATGCCTCGCGTGCAGCTCGCGCGGCGACACCCCCATGGCCGCGCAGAGCGCCGCACCCGTACCCGCGGCTTCGCCGATGACCGCGCATGTTGCCATGACGCGCGTTGTGCCGAAGGCGACATGTGATGCGCTGATGTCGCGTCCGGCCATGAGCATATTCCGCACATTGGCGGAATACAACGAGCGGAACGGCACGTGATATACGCCGTCGGCATGCATATGCTTCGAGCCGCTCGCTTCGGCGTACATGCCCTGCGGGGGATGTAGGTCGATGGACCAGCCGCCAAAGGCAACGGCATCCGGGAACTCCCGCTGGCTGATAATATCGTTCTGGGTGAGCACATAGTCACCCGTGAAGCGGCGGTACTCCCTTTTGCCAGGCAGAGAACCAATCCACTCCAGCGTCATATGATCGGCATCGAACTTGCCGGAGTTCTTGATATAGTCCCAGATCCCATAGATCACGGACCACAGCTCATCACGGATCAGTTCATTATCATGAACAGTGTCATGCTCACCGCCCCATTCAATCCACCAATAATGACAACCGGAATCCCCGCTGCGAATGACCCGGCGAATCGGAATACTTGTCTGCGTGATATCCTTGGCAAAAGAAGGCGGGATATAGCGGACGGGGGCACCCGTATCCTTGGTATAAAAGAGCAGTGTACTGCCCAGCGTGATCTGGTCGGCCACCTCCGGTGCCCATTCTTCACCATATTCGCTTCGGGCTTCCCGGCCGAGTGCAAACTTGGCACCTGCCAGAAAACCAACCAGTCCATCGCCCGTACAGTCCAGATAGATCTTGCTTTCGAATCGGATTTTGCGCTCAGAGCCCATCATCCATCCGGTAACAGAGGTGATCATACGTTCTTCGCCATCCCCTGTGGCCTCAACTTCATGGACATCCGTGTTCAGATACAGGCTGATGTTGGATTCAGCTCGAACAGCTTCCAGAATGACCAAGTCCCAGAGATAAGGATTGCCCTCCGGATTACGATACTGATTCTCTACAAACAGTTCCCCCATGATGCCTGTCTCGCGGGCATAACGGTTAATCCCGTGGGCGGTAGCGCCGCAGACCCATACGCGTACTTCACTGCTGGAATTACCGCCGAGTACAGGACGATTTTGTACCAACGCGACTTTTTGGCCGAGTCGTGCCGCAGCTATGGCGGCGCATATGCCAGCAAGCCCGCCCCCGATGACGGTGATATCCGGTTTAACGAGTTCATGCTTCATACGAACACCTCTCTCATTTTATATGGATGAGCCTTAGTCAAAATTTCATATCTCATATCTATAATTTCATATTAGTTCTATATATTTACTTTTCAAATACACTATATTATCATCGAGCATATACTTTATTTCATAACAAAGGCAGGTGTGTCATGGAGCTTCTTAATCACATCTACTGGAAGAAGAAAGCAGAATTTGCTCTGGCAGAAGATATCTACGACGCTTGGGTTGTCTTTGCCGTGGAAGAGGGCGTTTTTCGTTACGAGATTGATGGACAGACCGGAGAGGCGGGTTTTGCTGATCTGGTGTTGTGCCCACCCCACGTTCCTTTTCGCAGAGAAACGGTAACCCCGCTGACGTTCCACTATATGCTGTTCCGTTGTGACTCTACAGATGCTGTGAACCTCCTGCCGACAATCGGAAAATCCCTCATTAATGATACGAAGCGTCTGGCTTCTACCTATGCCTATCTGCGTTTGGCGAGCGAGGACAACGATGAGGCTACAACAGGATGGAAAACCCATCTGATGATGGATTTGTGGCGGCTGTACCAATGGGAGCGCAGACAGAGCAGACTAATCGAAACGAAGTTCACGGAGGATGCTCTGATGGCTGAAGCGGCAGTGTTGTTGGAAGAGTGGGCTGGAGAGGCAGTGAGTCTTCGAACGTTGGCGGAACATTTGGCGTTGAGTCCGGTCCAGCTTACCCGAAGGTTCCGGGAGGCCTTTCAAGAGACACCATCCGATTATCTGAAAGCGATTCGTCTCAAAAAGGCAAAAGCCTTGCTGGCAGATAGCCGTCTGACCCTGACGCAGATCGCCGAGAGATGCGGATATGAGAACGGATTTTATCTGAGCCGTGTATTTTCGTCTACCATAGGAATAAGCCCCTCGGAATATCGGAGACGACATCAAGTGTAGGGTAAGGTAAGGTAAGGGTCCCATCAATTGATCCATGACCATCCATCAAGTTTTTGTAACACTAATAGAACATATCTGTGCATTTCACATGGATGCAGGCAACGAATATCACATATCCATGCAAATCACTCAACTCCGGCTGTATATGGCAGGGTGGTGCTATAATGGGGTCATTAATTGCAGGGGAGCGAGCCAAAGGAATGAAGAAGCCACATTGGAAGAATTGGTTGCCACAGCGGCTCAGGTATCGCCTGTTCGGTGCGTTTGTAGTGTTGATTCTCTTGCCGTTCAGCGCATTGAATGTTTACAATTATCAGCAGATTGAATCGCTAGTCGAGCAGAAAATCAGTGAGCAGAGTCATGAGCAGCTAGTCCAGATGTACCGCTCTCTGGAGGATCAGATGAGCATTGCCTTCAAAACGCTCATTTTTCTGGAACAGGATTCTGCGGTAAGAAGTGTGCTAACTTCCCCGGACAGTCGTACGCCGCTGGAGAACAAGTCACTGGTGGAAGAAAAGTTCAAGATGATTAACAACAGTTTCTTTCTATATAATCCCTCGGTGTACTTTACCTTACTGGATTTTTATGATA includes:
- a CDS encoding helix-turn-helix domain-containing protein; translation: MELLNHIYWKKKAEFALAEDIYDAWVVFAVEEGVFRYEIDGQTGEAGFADLVLCPPHVPFRRETVTPLTFHYMLFRCDSTDAVNLLPTIGKSLINDTKRLASTYAYLRLASEDNDEATTGWKTHLMMDLWRLYQWERRQSRLIETKFTEDALMAEAAVLLEEWAGEAVSLRTLAEHLALSPVQLTRRFREAFQETPSDYLKAIRLKKAKALLADSRLTLTQIAERCGYENGFYLSRVFSSTIGISPSEYRRRHQV
- a CDS encoding AraC family transcriptional regulator, producing MPSVMQFRDPLEYSYRSTSTYDPGASDGFHSHPQYEVYYFHDGECTYLIGDRVYNLEPGDLVLMHGMTLHRPHPMPGRPYVRTTLHFDPSAIRSSLHPDRVSEVLKPFEELRNCRINLTGNIRSEFEALLLSLHQLTVNPGDFKEERMNVRLCDLLYVIAGICRGRVEDHLPSSEKERHVQHIIGYVETHYMEDIGLDDLASELHLSKPYLAGLFKEMTGSTIFKYVYDRRINQAKLLFQFQPDISVTEASRLAGFKRLSHFSRMFKQSVGCTPDLYRSRIHRTLD
- a CDS encoding HAD family hydrolase, producing MNLSSIGGISIQYPIVVLDLDGTLLNTDKQISKRNYEAMVTCSKQGIRFIYATARPPRAVRLLLPEELLHRGSFIYYNGAYIHCNYTGIQQYEHIDPAITAELINYGMEINNELGLSLEVEDQWISLKEYDYRTLMRVKENPTIKSLEELKGIAATKILFTGFKDIDLLREKFASRLNILVTDGGHLVQISSIKASKENALRILCKAMKIKLEDVMVFGDDFNDIGLFEICGWSVAMGNAIEELKILSKEITDTNDSDGVARVLERMLI
- a CDS encoding acyl-[acyl-carrier-protein] thioesterase translates to MKSEQPFKLDYRIGSADADYRSQCRPSALLEYMQLAADRDLAGMGVTLSQMLDQGLGWMLLTTDVTILRPSRLEEEVSLQTWHKENKGVTWLRDYILTDREETHLAEARTAWALVDLKRRRVVRPSALPFEVKSHPDLSLGESPAKVTVPSELSMQEAYRLTVQYSSTDSNGHMNNARYADVCCDALTLNELAAGMNRLQISYHREIRMQEQMIVERSVVTDGAVWVRGRLAEENESIVFEAKLSLGDFATPPVEELN
- a CDS encoding GntR family transcriptional regulator, which gives rise to MNKISLVDTAYMMLRERMVSGELMPETLLSENELAEEYQMSRTPIRHAIARLESEGYVTSLKNRGVLVKDVGGKEFLDLIEQIQSMLFYCFEMMKNPNREIYLDLESLAAHVEVQRTAEKRNDYALYTEHHFLFMREIVGSLNNGVMLNTFDSFRDKLYMYSIVRFKRTPHIKHYNAIGINRDTLQALSSHDYKAAQKVVLSLIPITRERMLATGQF
- a CDS encoding glutathione peroxidase: MPTIYDFSVTKTSGERFPLYQYEGKPVLIVNTASKCKYTHQFDDMQKLYDRYKEQGLQIIGFPCNQFAEQEPGSSEEAESFCQINYGVKFPMFSKMDVNGEAAHPLYDFLKKSGPFAGFDESDVQAKLLKLMVADKAPEWLHGDAIKWNFTKFLIDAEGNVVKRFEPVDPIDDIQASIEQLL
- a CDS encoding GNAT family N-acetyltransferase → MNNPAHYNDELKIVFEDHEEDYHAVCSNLYQYNLRETNGLLKKPGKSINLFLRNKTGKAVGGIFCATYCYTLYIDNFWIDEEYRGNGYGESLIVQAESIAVSEGCKLSHTSTFSYQSPEFYKKMGYEVFGMIDEYPEGIIQYFLKKRL
- a CDS encoding FAD-dependent oxidoreductase, with the protein product MKHELVKPDITVIGGGLAGICAAIAAARLGQKVALVQNRPVLGGNSSSEVRVWVCGATAHGINRYARETGIMGELFVENQYRNPEGNPYLWDLVILEAVRAESNISLYLNTDVHEVEATGDGEERMITSVTGWMMGSERKIRFESKIYLDCTGDGLVGFLAGAKFALGREARSEYGEEWAPEVADQITLGSTLLFYTKDTGAPVRYIPPSFAKDITQTSIPIRRVIRSGDSGCHYWWIEWGGEHDTVHDNELIRDELWSVIYGIWDYIKNSGKFDADHMTLEWIGSLPGKREYRRFTGDYVLTQNDIISQREFPDAVAFGGWSIDLHPPQGMYAEASGSKHMHADGVYHVPFRSLYSANVRNMLMAGRDISASHVAFGTTRVMATCAVIGEAAGTGAALCAAMGVSPRELHARHLAALQQTLLRQDASIIGVRSRDELDLARRAQATASSTLTGIALEQPGETYPLGTDVALLLPVHPLLSGLELLLDASNDTELTVELWATGRKENYVPHTLQVTVTVNVTTGVKQWVKLPIEWRPEEPQNAFIIILANEAVTLYHSTEAHSGVLIFFRTEENHVSKNLEDHATDQPVVLWSMQGLARQPFCCRTLSETTAYSPENTVNGYHRPYGGPQQWMSQPMQSGKPEWVQLTWEESQTLSELHLTFNDDVNEDLVNLHHHHTTFRVMPELVRNYRVEVLAQSGEWIEIINVTENRRRKVIHSLDTPVYAQALKVNIDATNGSRYAELIEIRAYGEPTISEFKFR
- a CDS encoding DUF6886 family protein, with translation MLYHFSEVSDIQVFIPKEKQNRAEFPAVVWAIDEEHEYSYYFPRDCPRIICKKTDTISVENKEKFFKHSNAELIVTVESSWYPRIMNQILYRYHFDDTHFELFDPTAGYYISDQVTKPLQIDRMDGLMERLFKKGIELRFTPNLYPLREAILTSDFKEFGIHRFNNATKVLE
- a CDS encoding GNAT family N-acetyltransferase; this encodes MIRLCNSMDTDAMVEIINDAAKAYQGVIPVDRYHEPYMPLEELNQEIRDGVVFWGFEENNRLWGVMGIQDKGDVALIRHAYVRTHQRGSGIGTKLLAHLVASTDKPILIGTWDSAEWAIKFYLKNGFTLVSSDEKKRLLTRYWNVPERQIETSVVLCDEKWSVVGM